AGTAAACAACTACAACATGTTAAAATAGTGTAAATTCTTTACAACGTTAAGAGTTTTGTTGGACTCACGTCATAGTTATACAGAGGAGATAATGCAGGGGTTATTTATACGGGAATTGATAATGAAGGGATTGTTATGCAGTGATAAATAGCGAGTAGATAATTATACTTGTATTACTAACTTTAAAATGGCATTTTTGTCTTTAAGCAGTTTAATCCCGCATTGATTATATATGTCTTCTTATTCCACATTCTATCCCacataaaataattaatagatCCCTGCATAAGTAAACTTGATACCGCCAACCAAATACTGCAGTAGTTATGCGGCTATTTTTCCTTATGCAGCCAACCAAATACAATATTATCTTATGCAAGACTTTGTGTTGGAATAAATTATTCCAATCCATCAACCAAACGACTTCTCAGTGTATAAAAGTAATATCCTTTCAACAAATGTTGGAGCATTGACCTTAAGAAAATATAATATCAGACCCAGAGAAATCAACGGTGGAAATAATATTATGAGTAATAATACTAGCTGAACTGCAGGGTGCATGTTTTTACCGAGCCAATTGAAGGTTTCTCCTTTGCAGCCTCGCTCAAAAACAATCCTCCGGCAGTTTTTTCCTCAACCTCAGCCACCTGATAAAATAAGTGATGAACACATTAGCACTACTCATCAAAAGACACTTCAGAATATGAAAATCTTGAAGCAAGTGCAATATCAAGAAGAGTAAGAGACAGGGAACCGACGCCAAACTTCCAAAAATGCAACTCTCATTTAGCATAAACTACTTCcgaaaaaaatttataaaatttgaaATAGGAAAAAAGGTCATCATctacaaaatattaatcaaaTTCCAGATGCTACacaaacaaggaaataaaggcaACAATGACAAACCTTGATTAAAATTCTGTCATTCAAGGGCTGCAGATCCTTGATATCATCGGTCTCAAGAATACCAACAATGTCATCCTCTTTCAGGATCAGGTGCGTTGATCCATCAAACAGAACTTCAGTTCCCGCATATTTTGAGTACAGCACTTGGGTACCATTCTACACGTATATAAGATCCTTTTAGAGAAATAATTAACCACGCTAAAAATCCAAGTTGAGTATATCAATTACCTTCACACTAATTTCCACTTTAGTCTTCCCAATTGAACGACCCTCCCCAACAGCGACAATCTCACCTCCTTGTGGCTTTGATTGTGCTGATGTCGGAAGCAAGATACCACCTACACTCTTCTCCTCTGCAGTCTTTATCTTCACTAGAACTCTATCACCGAGAGGTTTAACTGAAGTGTACTGCACGAACAACAACAAGAGAATAAAGAAGCAGACAACTAAGAAAATTTTCCTGCTAGAACAGCACGGCAACCCTTAAATGCATTGTAATGACAAAGCTTGGCTTTAAAAATCCACTAAACACCAGAAACCTAATGCTTAATTAATTCATCTTTTGTTTCAAATACTTATTTGATATAAATCGCAAGCTTTTTTATTCGGGCAATGAAATATCATAATCACATATCTTTGATGACAAAAACAAAAACACCCAACGCAACAAAGCCCAATTACAAACTCGTTGCACAGTTTAACCAAGCACAAGAGAGAGCTACTTAATCACAAAATTGGAATAGCTAGCTTAAAATCAGTTCGTAGTTTACATTGCCCAATCCGATTTTGGCTGAAAATCAATAGGTCAGCAAGCTCTCCCCATAAGTTTTAACTGACTTTAAAGTTGCGCCAACTAAAAGAATGAAGAAGATAGCCAAACATTCATGTTGAGAGCAATAACGTGAATTAACATCATCGACTCACTAAAGTTTGACACCAGTGCCAGAACAACCTAAGGCTAAGAAGTGTCAATAACACtccttcgccggaaaattactgtgtcaaaaatttattttattgtaTATATAGACTACATATTGGATCCCCTTGGATTGTCCATATCTTtgcttctttatattttgacaccccttagAAAAAAATTTGGCTCCTCCATTGTTTGACAATGTAGCATGTCAACCAATTCGGAGCAGGAAAAAGAACACATCAAAGCAATTCTTCCTAACTATTCAGCTATTATAGCAACATAGTTCGACGAAAAATAAAGGGCAGCCCGGtccactaagctcccgctatgcgtggGATCCGAGGAAGGGActgaccacaagggtctatttctgcaagaggttgtttacACGGCTCGAACgaggtcacatggcagcaactttaccagttacgcaacgaaaaataaaggaataaaacaACAGCATCtgagaaaagaaagcaaaattaTATACCTTAGGGGCTACAGTAGTTGCAGCCTTAACAACAAGACCACGAGACAACCTGATATTCTGCTTTAAAGGAGCAAAAGATGCAACCTTTACATTACTAGTTGACCTAAGCCCTTCAAAGGAAGCAAAACCTGTAGCAGAAATGGATGATGCAGTCAACTGAGTTGTCGCCATTGCTTTCTGAGCTAAATCAAGAAACCCCACAATAAAAAAATAGTCAATATCCTCAGCAcccagaagaaaaaaaaagtacaagTATAGATAAAAACTCAAGAATTCATAACTAAATCAAGAACCCCTTAATAGAATAAATCCCAGAAGCAAACAGAGAGTAAATCAAAAAATAAGCTCAAGAATTTCAGTTAATCGTAAAAAAGGAAGTACCTTTACTGGGAAAGAAGTATTATCTACTACAGACTGAGTGACTGAGGTGTGTGTTTTTAGACTGTTGAAGATAGAATTCGTAGAGCCTTTTGAGGATAACAAAACCCTAGAAGGTTCTAAAAGAGGGATTTTTTGCCAGATattttggggggtgggggtgatttctttttttt
Above is a window of Nicotiana tabacum cultivar K326 chromosome 8, ASM71507v2, whole genome shotgun sequence DNA encoding:
- the LOC107759119 gene encoding 20 kDa chaperonin, chloroplastic-like, translated to MATTQLTASSISATGFASFEGLRSTSNVKVASFAPLKQNIRLSRGLVVKAATTVAPKYTSVKPLGDRVLVKIKTAEEKSVGGILLPTSAQSKPQGGEIVAVGEGRSIGKTKVEISVKNGTQVLYSKYAGTEVLFDGSTHLILKEDDIVGILETDDIKDLQPLNDRILIKVAEVEEKTAGGLFLSEAAKEKPSIGSVIAAGPGLLDEEGNRKSLSVSPGNTVLYSKYAGNDFKGADGADYVTLRASDVIAVLS